In Pseudanabaena yagii GIHE-NHR1, a genomic segment contains:
- a CDS encoding helix-turn-helix domain-containing protein, with protein sequence MERLKITLTIADYRHCVALCLRGHSHASTINRAQVLLALHDGVDISEVMRVLRVKRTRLWRLRKQYLQGGLNDALADRRRRS encoded by the coding sequence ATGGAAAGACTAAAAATCACCCTCACCATAGCCGATTATCGTCACTGTGTAGCTCTTTGCTTGAGAGGTCATAGCCATGCCTCAACGATCAATCGCGCACAGGTATTACTAGCCTTACATGACGGTGTAGATATCTCCGAAGTAATGCGAGTGCTGCGGGTTAAAAGAACTCGTCTCTGGCGATTGCGGAAGCAATATCTGCAAGGTGGCTTAAACGATGCCTTAGCAGATCGGCGGCGGCGATCATGA
- a CDS encoding transposase, which yields MKSQRDLLTSIPGIAELTATVLLAEIRDISAFDTADQLAAFAGLTPREFSSGSSIHGKPRLSKIGNSRLRKALFMPAIVARRYNSPIAAFCDRLTAKGKSKMSVIGAVMHKLLRQVFGVLKSQRSFDPNFVQISS from the coding sequence TTGAAATCGCAACGGGATTTATTGACTTCCATTCCTGGTATTGCTGAACTGACTGCAACTGTATTACTCGCAGAAATTCGTGATATTTCTGCCTTTGATACTGCTGATCAACTAGCCGCTTTTGCAGGTTTAACTCCCCGTGAGTTTTCTTCTGGTTCTTCGATTCATGGCAAACCACGTTTATCTAAAATTGGTAATTCGCGTTTGCGTAAAGCTCTATTTATGCCTGCGATTGTTGCTCGGCGTTATAATTCACCGATTGCTGCTTTCTGCGATCGCCTTACGGCTAAGGGTAAGTCCAAAATGTCTGTCATTGGCGCTGTCATGCACAAGCTGTTACGACAGGTCTTTGGCGTTCTCAAGTCTCAGCGTTCTTTCGACCCTAATTTTGTCCAAATTTCCTCTTGA
- the ovoA gene encoding 5-histidylcysteine sulfoxide synthase: MQPPNLHDCDRQEILAYYQRAWQIEDQLMKSLVSPEAFYINPDPLRNLLIFYLGHSAVFYINKLIRVGLVTDRINPHFERLFEIGVDPEKPDEIESIFDNLRQADVMAVWAYRQQVYDRISELIHNLAIALPINLEHPLWALMMAIEHQYIHIETSSMLIRQLPVDKLQRPQGWEYTPANGYTKPNEMIEIAGAAIRFGKSQDSNIYGWDIEYGDRTVDVATFQASKYLITNAEFLDFVKDGGYENQNYWHESAWAWKIQHDVQHPKFWIPDADGYKYRAMFNEMAMPFDFPVEVNHHEAIAYCRWKGNHTRLMTEAEYYLATYGTEPSTSQTQENSRFNLSFNLNLKFASPSPVGYLDSAKSPSGLYDLRGNVWEWLSDHLTPLSGYQPHFLYENYSAPYFDTKHNMMAGGSWITCGTEACQYYRNWFRPNFYQHAGFRIAANIK, from the coding sequence ATGCAGCCACCTAATTTACATGATTGCGATCGCCAAGAAATTCTTGCCTATTATCAACGGGCTTGGCAAATCGAAGACCAATTAATGAAAAGTTTAGTTAGTCCCGAAGCCTTCTATATCAATCCCGATCCTTTACGTAATTTATTGATCTTCTATTTAGGACATTCGGCAGTCTTTTACATCAATAAATTAATCCGAGTAGGATTAGTTACCGATCGCATCAATCCCCATTTTGAAAGGCTCTTTGAGATTGGAGTCGATCCCGAAAAGCCTGATGAAATTGAAAGCATTTTTGATAATCTGCGGCAAGCGGATGTGATGGCAGTATGGGCATATCGGCAGCAGGTCTATGACAGAATTAGCGAACTGATTCATAACTTAGCGATCGCTTTACCCATTAATCTAGAGCATCCCCTTTGGGCGCTCATGATGGCGATCGAGCATCAGTATATTCATATCGAAACCTCATCTATGCTAATTCGCCAATTGCCTGTCGATAAGCTGCAACGTCCTCAGGGTTGGGAATATACGCCCGCAAATGGTTATACCAAACCCAATGAGATGATCGAAATTGCGGGGGCAGCGATACGCTTCGGGAAGTCCCAAGACTCAAATATCTACGGTTGGGATATTGAATATGGCGATCGCACTGTCGATGTGGCAACCTTTCAGGCTAGTAAGTATCTGATTACTAACGCCGAATTTCTCGATTTTGTCAAAGATGGTGGCTATGAAAATCAAAACTATTGGCATGAGTCAGCATGGGCTTGGAAAATTCAGCATGATGTCCAGCATCCTAAGTTTTGGATTCCTGATGCTGATGGCTATAAATATCGTGCCATGTTTAATGAGATGGCGATGCCCTTTGATTTTCCTGTGGAGGTCAATCACCATGAAGCGATCGCCTATTGTCGCTGGAAAGGCAATCATACTCGCCTCATGACTGAAGCGGAATATTATCTGGCAACCTATGGCACAGAACCAAGCACATCGCAGACTCAGGAAAATTCTAGGTTTAATCTTAGTTTTAATCTCAACCTGAAGTTTGCTTCACCGAGTCCTGTAGGATATCTGGACTCAGCGAAAAGTCCGTCGGGTCTCTACGATCTACGCGGTAACGTTTGGGAATGGCTGAGTGACCATTTAACACCACTATCTGGCTATCAACCCCACTTTCTGTATGAGAACTACTCCGCACCATACTTCGATACCAAGCATAATATGATGGCAGGTGGCTCTTGGATTACCTGTGGCACTGAAGCTTGCCAATACTATCGCAACTGGTTCCGCCCTAACTTCTATCAACATGCAGGATTTAGAATTGCGGCGAACATTAAGTAA
- a CDS encoding ISAs1 family transposase produces MNFIEQLKQIPDHRKSKGKRHPLWLVMCLTLLGVLCNYHGYRPLADFCEKHWQTLQTRLELAPESRIPSYSTFRRVIQGVEIEPIVKLFNEWCRNSYTGESGQWLAMDGKSIKCTVSNQTDSRQNFTSTVSAFTHETGEVIALAVSENKQISEIEVVKQVITSLQGQKASFTLDALHCQKDTVKLIVEQEQHYLIALKNNQPNLLKILDNLHQTTEALSYAEEFDKSHSRQVRRRVWVYPAPTHLRKQWSSLQSLIYVEREGWRDDKPFVESVGYISDLSLKAAQFLDPIRLHWGIENRLHWVRDVLFQEDTGLRRGGNAPTIWAIIHCFIMTTVRRLGFRTIPQGQRVLANQVHQVFDILSCSYSY; encoded by the coding sequence ATGAACTTTATAGAACAATTAAAGCAGATCCCAGACCATCGGAAAAGTAAAGGTAAGCGACATCCACTATGGCTAGTCATGTGCTTAACCTTGCTGGGAGTATTGTGTAATTATCACGGATATCGACCCTTAGCAGATTTCTGTGAGAAACATTGGCAAACCCTACAAACAAGGCTAGAGCTAGCACCAGAGAGTCGAATCCCGTCATATTCGACCTTTCGTCGTGTCATTCAAGGAGTAGAAATTGAGCCAATAGTTAAACTATTTAACGAGTGGTGTAGAAATAGCTATACAGGCGAATCAGGGCAATGGCTGGCGATGGACGGAAAAAGCATCAAATGTACTGTCTCCAATCAGACTGATTCTAGGCAAAACTTTACCAGTACCGTATCAGCCTTTACCCATGAAACGGGAGAAGTAATAGCCCTTGCCGTATCCGAAAACAAACAAATTAGTGAAATCGAAGTCGTTAAACAAGTGATTACCTCTTTACAAGGGCAGAAAGCCTCTTTCACCCTAGATGCCTTACATTGCCAAAAAGATACGGTGAAATTAATTGTTGAACAGGAACAGCATTATTTGATTGCGCTCAAAAATAATCAACCGAATTTGCTCAAGATTTTGGATAACTTACATCAAACCACGGAAGCCCTTAGCTATGCTGAAGAGTTTGACAAATCTCATAGCCGTCAAGTGCGCCGTCGCGTTTGGGTTTATCCTGCGCCGACTCACCTACGTAAACAATGGTCGTCTCTACAGTCTTTGATTTATGTGGAACGCGAGGGCTGGCGTGATGACAAGCCTTTTGTCGAATCAGTTGGTTATATTTCTGACTTGTCTCTCAAGGCGGCTCAGTTTCTTGACCCGATTCGCCTACACTGGGGCATTGAAAATCGCTTACATTGGGTGCGCGATGTCCTTTTTCAAGAGGATACGGGGTTACGTCGTGGTGGTAATGCTCCTACTATTTGGGCAATTATTCACTGTTTTATCATGACCACTGTTCGTCGCCTTGGCTTTCGGACGATTCCTCAGGGGCAACGGGTTCTCGCGAATCAGGTTCATCAAGTTTTTGATATTCTCTCCTGCTCTTATTCTTACTGA
- the egtD gene encoding L-histidine N(alpha)-methyltransferase gives MTVKHLKILHQHNNPNIHQTFEKDGHDVIQGLTATPKTLPPKYFYDDRGSDIFEQICELPEYYPTRTEAWILKQYADEIADITGSCELVELGSGSSTKTHYLLNAYQKVAKSLTESIPDAFSYIPIDVSGGILKTTVLALQEKYPNLTLEGLIGTYEEALLYLGKNHARSRMIFFLGSSIGNFNEAESNEFLNKVSHALTQGDYFLLGIDLQKPKDILEDAYNDSQEVTAAFNLNMLAHLNWRFQGDFDLSLFKHQAIYNEVDHQIEMYLHAQVEHQASLDILDLKVQFQSGESILTEISRKFDLEKVQSQLRSQGLATIKIWTDPQQWFGLVLCQVI, from the coding sequence ATGACAGTTAAACATTTAAAGATTCTGCATCAACATAATAATCCCAATATTCATCAAACCTTTGAGAAAGATGGTCATGATGTTATTCAGGGATTAACTGCTACTCCCAAAACGCTTCCGCCTAAATACTTCTATGACGATCGCGGATCAGACATATTTGAGCAAATTTGCGAACTTCCTGAATATTACCCAACTCGTACTGAGGCATGGATTTTAAAGCAATATGCTGATGAAATTGCTGATATTACAGGTTCCTGTGAGTTAGTGGAATTAGGTAGTGGTAGTTCTACGAAGACCCATTATTTACTAAATGCCTACCAAAAAGTAGCGAAATCCTTAACAGAATCCATACCCGATGCCTTTAGTTATATTCCCATTGATGTCAGTGGTGGCATTCTCAAAACGACAGTCTTGGCTTTACAAGAAAAGTATCCCAATCTCACCCTTGAGGGCTTAATTGGTACATACGAAGAAGCTTTGCTGTATCTGGGGAAAAACCATGCGCGATCGCGGATGATTTTCTTCTTAGGTAGTTCCATTGGCAACTTTAACGAAGCCGAATCGAACGAATTCTTAAATAAGGTTTCCCATGCGTTAACCCAAGGTGATTATTTTCTGTTAGGAATTGATTTACAAAAGCCCAAAGACATTCTCGAAGACGCTTATAACGATAGTCAGGAAGTAACGGCTGCGTTTAATTTGAATATGCTTGCCCATTTGAATTGGCGCTTTCAAGGCGATTTTGATTTAAGTCTATTTAAGCATCAAGCCATTTATAACGAAGTCGATCATCAAATTGAAATGTATCTGCACGCACAAGTAGAACATCAAGCATCCTTAGATATTCTCGATCTCAAGGTGCAGTTTCAATCAGGTGAAAGCATTCTCACGGAGATTTCGCGAAAGTTTGATTTAGAGAAAGTGCAATCACAATTGCGATCGCAAGGTTTAGCAACCATCAAAATCTGGACAGATCCGCAACAATGGTTTGGCTTAGTGCTTTGTCAAGTGATCTAA
- a CDS encoding response regulator: MTYSDDHQQVMDIITRIRPDVVIINLEIQDINDLEIIKQIRLQDYSDIPVIALSSPSDHEHYLNQGVDRCLVKPFKIKKLFQTIQSLLEK, translated from the coding sequence ATCACTTATTCCGATGATCATCAACAAGTGATGGATATCATCACGCGCATTCGTCCAGATGTAGTAATTATCAATCTGGAAATACAGGATATTAATGACTTAGAAATAATTAAGCAAATTCGTTTACAGGATTACTCAGATATCCCAGTAATCGCTCTATCAAGTCCTAGCGATCACGAACATTACTTAAATCAAGGAGTTGATAGATGTTTAGTCAAGCCATTTAAGATTAAGAAATTATTTCAAACAATCCAATCTCTTTTAGAGAAATAA
- a CDS encoding lipase family protein, producing MALLFDYDSVKYSPNNALALAYCAKWAYLDAPLAQAEVSKQLQTNKFQFVNIQSSGTQAFVAGDSHKIIVSFRGTEPSKLQDILSDIRLMQVYHALGNVHGGFIRSLDAAWREIFTIIRQFQDNNQTIWFTGHSLGAALATLGVAKMLEFSYPVSGLYNFGQPRVGDKKFAESMNKEMAKRYFRFVNNNDVVPRVPLRTIGYADCGYFLYFDKAKILYDDLSIWTRLLDNFHGRLEALGEKGTDGINDHNMDAYIAGISKNMDKLVK from the coding sequence ATGGCACTATTATTCGATTATGATTCTGTTAAATATAGTCCTAACAATGCTCTGGCGCTTGCCTATTGTGCAAAGTGGGCTTATTTAGATGCTCCATTAGCGCAAGCTGAAGTCAGTAAACAATTGCAAACAAACAAGTTTCAATTTGTGAATATTCAGTCAAGTGGAACTCAAGCTTTTGTGGCTGGCGACAGTCATAAGATCATTGTTTCCTTTCGTGGTACTGAGCCTAGTAAGCTACAAGACATTCTTTCAGACATTAGGCTAATGCAGGTTTATCATGCTCTAGGCAATGTTCATGGGGGCTTTATTCGATCGCTCGACGCAGCTTGGCGAGAAATCTTTACAATCATTCGCCAGTTTCAGGACAACAATCAAACTATCTGGTTTACAGGGCATAGTCTGGGGGCAGCCTTAGCGACCCTTGGCGTTGCCAAAATGTTAGAGTTTTCCTATCCTGTATCTGGTCTATATAACTTTGGTCAGCCGCGCGTTGGCGACAAAAAGTTTGCTGAGTCAATGAATAAAGAAATGGCAAAGCGTTATTTTCGGTTTGTCAACAATAATGATGTTGTTCCCCGTGTGCCTCTACGGACTATTGGCTATGCTGACTGTGGTTACTTTCTGTACTTTGATAAGGCAAAAATCCTTTATGATGATTTATCTATTTGGACTCGCTTACTAGATAACTTTCACGGCAGGCTCGAAGCCTTAGGAGAAAAGGGAACCGATGGCATCAACGATCATAATATGGATGCTTATATAGCTGGGATTTCCAAAAATATGGATAAGCTTGTAAAGTAA
- a CDS encoding IS110 family transposase — protein MNNSNEVCDVLGIDISKAKFDVALIQGNAKIKSKVFANNPEGFAELQEWLNLQNVTNLHSCMEATSTYGNALARFLVERGYKVSIVNPSCPKAFGKSELSRTKTDRADAKVIARFCAALKPAPWTPPPLEIEQLQALVHRLDSLTAMQQQEQNRLTTADPILVEAITAHIDFLKEQIEMTKKLIRQHFDQHPHLKSQRRVVSFSEKQAGREKQKI, from the coding sequence ATGAACAATAGCAATGAAGTATGTGATGTTTTAGGAATAGATATCAGCAAAGCCAAATTTGATGTTGCTCTAATCCAAGGTAACGCCAAAATTAAGAGCAAAGTATTTGCCAACAATCCTGAAGGATTTGCTGAATTACAAGAATGGCTAAACCTTCAAAATGTGACAAACTTGCATAGTTGCATGGAAGCCACCAGCACTTATGGCAATGCTTTAGCTAGATTCTTAGTAGAAAGAGGATACAAAGTAAGTATCGTCAATCCATCATGTCCCAAAGCGTTTGGCAAGAGTGAATTAAGTCGCACAAAAACAGACCGTGCTGATGCCAAAGTTATTGCCAGATTTTGTGCTGCTTTAAAACCTGCACCATGGACACCACCACCATTAGAAATTGAGCAACTTCAAGCATTGGTGCATCGTTTAGATAGCTTAACCGCTATGCAGCAACAAGAGCAGAATCGTCTTACTACGGCTGACCCAATTTTGGTTGAGGCAATTACTGCCCACATTGATTTTCTCAAAGAGCAAATTGAGATGACCAAGAAATTGATCCGTCAGCACTTTGATCAACACCCTCATTTGAAATCGCAACGCAGGGTGGTTTCATTTTCGGAAAAGCAAGCAGGAAGGGAGAAGCAGAAAATTTAG